One window of Flavobacteriales bacterium genomic DNA carries:
- a CDS encoding sensor histidine kinase — MATFLFGSISCQASEAPPLDGYMFNGEDCSPYLGRQLSILEDKGGELTITEVFHSELFQYQSSDIPDLGLGRSAFWVRLNLYNLSASSRIFLHIAHSEIDELDIYKLTNDDQVSRIAHAGLSRQVDKTSQPSSEFAFPVEVPQFTKGTFYIRLRSTKQLRLPITAESSQGFYSQQLNRNLFIGGYLGIMLVMALYNFFIFFSTRDKAYAFYVAYIILVTLTQMAFIGMLAFTTFKNMPWLSSHSALYLTAFTAIAAGEFMVRFIHMKALYPVSMRAMRLFYLVLLFGLVIDMDAKSVIAYRIIQVGAGSFALFQLVILIRVAAQGSRPARYFLIAWVSFLLGIISFILKDLGFLPFNDLTRFAMTIGSAVEVVLLSFGLADKINVFREEKELSQAKAIAMAKENELFVLNQNVDLERKVTERTHALQETNDHLKRTQTQLVSAEKMASLGQLTAGIAHEINNPLNFISSNLPPLKRDLLELKEVLDAYRSVTKDVIGLEDVRALEERIGVDFTVNEVHEILKCIETGATRTSDIVRGLRTFSRLDEDDLKTADINEGLRSTVVVLGPQFRDVVHIEYELGDIPQVECYPGKLNQVFMNLLNNAAHAVKQRHGDSGGEIRIATSVSGEMVTITIADNGMGMDETVQSRMFEPFFTTKDVGEGTGLGLSIVQGIIEKHNGHIVLESAVGQGSTFTLTLPVHQTVEFAKSA; from the coding sequence GGAGAATTGACCATTACAGAAGTCTTCCATTCCGAATTATTCCAATATCAATCCTCTGACATTCCTGATCTTGGACTTGGTCGATCAGCCTTTTGGGTTAGGCTTAATCTGTATAATTTATCCGCCTCAAGCAGGATATTTCTTCACATCGCCCACAGTGAGATCGATGAGCTGGATATCTATAAATTAACGAACGATGATCAGGTAAGCCGAATTGCTCATGCCGGCCTTTCTCGTCAAGTGGACAAGACATCCCAGCCCTCATCTGAATTTGCATTTCCAGTTGAGGTTCCACAATTCACCAAGGGGACCTTTTACATCAGGCTTCGCAGCACGAAGCAATTACGGCTACCGATTACGGCGGAATCTTCCCAAGGTTTCTATTCCCAGCAATTAAACCGGAACTTGTTCATTGGTGGATATCTCGGCATCATGCTTGTCATGGCGCTGTACAACTTCTTCATTTTCTTCTCGACCCGTGATAAAGCCTATGCGTTCTACGTGGCCTACATCATTCTGGTCACCTTGACCCAAATGGCCTTCATTGGAATGCTCGCATTCACGACATTCAAGAACATGCCTTGGCTGTCGTCCCATTCAGCACTATATCTGACAGCCTTCACGGCTATCGCCGCAGGAGAGTTCATGGTGCGATTCATCCATATGAAAGCGCTTTACCCTGTTTCGATGCGGGCGATGCGTCTATTCTATCTGGTACTATTGTTTGGGCTGGTCATTGATATGGATGCCAAGTCAGTCATTGCCTACCGAATTATTCAAGTTGGGGCTGGGAGCTTCGCTCTCTTCCAACTTGTTATTCTCATCCGTGTTGCAGCTCAAGGATCACGGCCTGCGCGTTACTTTCTGATAGCTTGGGTCTCCTTCTTATTGGGAATTATCTCATTCATCTTGAAGGACTTGGGCTTCTTGCCTTTCAACGACCTTACACGCTTTGCCATGACCATCGGCTCCGCGGTCGAAGTCGTGCTGCTCTCCTTCGGTCTGGCCGACAAGATCAATGTGTTCCGGGAAGAGAAGGAACTGTCTCAGGCGAAAGCTATCGCCATGGCCAAGGAGAATGAGCTCTTCGTCCTGAACCAGAACGTAGACTTGGAACGGAAGGTGACCGAACGGACACATGCCCTACAGGAGACCAATGATCATTTGAAGCGCACCCAGACACAGCTGGTGAGCGCCGAGAAGATGGCGTCATTAGGCCAGCTGACCGCCGGCATCGCCCACGAGATCAACAATCCGTTGAATTTCATCAGCAGCAACCTCCCCCCGCTCAAACGCGATCTCCTGGAGCTTAAAGAGGTCTTGGACGCTTATCGCAGCGTCACCAAGGACGTTATCGGGCTTGAGGATGTGCGTGCCCTGGAGGAGCGCATTGGCGTGGATTTCACGGTTAACGAGGTGCATGAGATCCTCAAGTGCATTGAGACCGGTGCCACCCGCACGTCGGACATCGTACGCGGCCTGCGCACATTCAGCCGGTTGGACGAGGACGACCTGAAGACGGCGGACATCAATGAGGGGCTGCGCAGCACAGTGGTGGTGCTGGGCCCCCAGTTCCGTGATGTGGTGCACATTGAATATGAACTTGGGGATATCCCGCAAGTTGAATGCTATCCGGGCAAGTTGAACCAGGTGTTCATGAACCTCTTGAACAATGCGGCCCATGCGGTGAAACAGCGGCATGGCGATTCCGGCGGGGAGATCCGGATCGCCACGTCCGTCAGCGGCGAAATGGTCACGATCACGATCGCTGACAACGGCATGGGAATGGACGAGACTGTTCAAAGCCGGATGTTCGAGCCGTTCTTCACGACCAAGGATGTTGGTGAAGGCACCGGACTCGGGCTGTCCATCGTTCAAGGGATCATCGAGAAACACAACGGTCATATCGTACTGGAGAGTGCCGTGGGGCAAGGCAGTACGTTCACCCTGACACTACCGGTCCACCAGACCGTGGAATTCGCAAAAAGTGCTTGA
- a CDS encoding response regulator, with product MERIKVLYVDDEEGNLMAFQASFRRDFDIHVALSGSEALAWLEQNTVHVVISDQRMPGMTGSEFLAIVKTRWPRCVRLLLTGFSDIQAVVDAINLGGIHAYITKPWDPTDLKLRIEQAHEVHALREERERLFDRYRQVFDASGDPIVIVDGKGCFREMNAAAEQLMKVDRATMLNSGLGKFVTDLPEMVRRMRHNRHGRTYRNVDVTLQTPGGHTIDCLVTATHVGRTPEGVSMYQAMIKDITDRKQQEAYLKKLNSDLDKRVAVRTKQLLEALDDLGAFSYSVAHDLRSPLKNIKVLSDHLSGLAAVRGDEEERDLSHRIHKGASRLINLVDDLLRFARTDSQKVECRDADVNEIMHECLSDLTLPQEHVEFVLPEPGTAIIHADPAMVKVALNNLLANAVKFTRNTAQARIEVGHSTKDGDDILWVKDNGVGFESQKKDQLFGVFKRLHTTAQFEGTGIGLALVDRIMKKHGGSCSAEGAPNEGATIFLRFPGQRQADEMQYRQAG from the coding sequence ATGGAACGCATCAAAGTCCTTTATGTGGACGACGAGGAGGGCAACCTGATGGCCTTCCAAGCGAGCTTTCGCCGGGATTTCGACATCCACGTGGCGCTAAGCGGTTCGGAGGCCTTGGCCTGGTTGGAGCAGAATACCGTGCACGTGGTGATCAGCGACCAGCGGATGCCGGGCATGACCGGTTCCGAATTCCTTGCCATAGTTAAGACACGCTGGCCCCGCTGCGTCCGTTTGTTGCTCACGGGGTTCTCGGATATCCAGGCCGTTGTCGATGCGATCAATCTGGGCGGCATACATGCCTACATCACCAAGCCTTGGGACCCCACGGACCTCAAGCTCCGGATCGAGCAAGCCCACGAAGTGCATGCCTTGCGCGAGGAGCGGGAACGGCTCTTTGACCGGTACCGGCAAGTGTTCGATGCCTCGGGCGACCCGATCGTGATCGTGGACGGTAAAGGCTGCTTCCGGGAAATGAACGCGGCCGCCGAACAGTTAATGAAGGTGGACCGGGCCACCATGCTCAACTCCGGCTTGGGCAAATTCGTGACGGATCTTCCAGAAATGGTCCGCCGAATGCGGCACAATCGGCACGGCCGCACCTATAGAAATGTGGATGTGACCCTGCAAACGCCGGGCGGCCATACCATTGACTGCTTAGTGACCGCCACGCATGTGGGACGGACACCGGAGGGCGTCAGCATGTACCAGGCGATGATCAAGGACATCACCGACCGGAAACAACAGGAAGCTTACTTGAAAAAGCTGAACAGCGACCTGGACAAACGAGTGGCCGTGCGCACCAAACAACTGCTTGAGGCCTTGGACGATCTGGGCGCATTCTCGTATTCGGTGGCCCATGACCTTCGTTCCCCATTGAAGAACATCAAAGTACTCAGCGACCATTTAAGCGGCTTGGCCGCCGTGCGCGGAGATGAGGAAGAGCGCGACCTCAGCCATCGGATCCACAAAGGGGCATCACGCTTGATCAACCTGGTGGACGACTTGTTGCGCTTTGCCCGCACGGACTCCCAAAAGGTGGAATGCAGGGACGCCGATGTCAATGAGATCATGCATGAGTGCCTTAGTGACCTGACCTTGCCGCAGGAACATGTGGAATTCGTACTTCCGGAACCGGGCACAGCCATCATCCATGCGGATCCCGCGATGGTGAAGGTGGCGTTGAACAACCTGCTTGCCAATGCGGTCAAATTCACCCGGAATACGGCGCAGGCCCGGATCGAGGTAGGTCATTCAACGAAGGATGGCGATGATATCCTTTGGGTGAAGGACAACGGCGTCGGCTTTGAGAGCCAGAAGAAGGACCAACTGTTCGGTGTCTTCAAGCGGCTTCACACCACCGCCCAGTTCGAAGGCACCGGGATCGGACTGGCCCTTGTGGACCGCATAATGAAGAAGCACGGCGGCTCCTGCTCCGCTGAAGGTGCCCCAAATGAAGGCGCGACCATCTTTCTGCGTTTTCCCGGTCAGCGGCAGGCCGACGAAATGCAATACCGTCAAGCCGGTTGA
- the paaK gene encoding phenylacetate-CoA oxygenase/reductase subunit PaaK codes for MARFHTLEVADIHHETADSISIGFRVPPELKADFSFIHGQYLTLKLIVNGTELRRSYSICSSPLDPGEIRIAVKKVDGGRASTQLVEQLKPGSKLEVMSPMGNFHTALDPAQEHHYIAFAAGSGITPILSILTTVLRTEHKSKFTLFFGNSDVDRIIFRKKLDELKVHYPDRLNVFHILSRGNDVEALFNGRITNEKAVNLLKAFVNDPLHKEFFICGPEQMMVNVSEALERSGVEKKHIHVELFTTPVTSEPKKPETPASSGGEVPLKGKARVKIILDGNETEIEVGAKGDSILDTAEAAGLDVPYACKGAVCCTCKARIVEGKVAMDMNYALTDEEVEDGYVLTCQSHPLTERVVVDYDQH; via the coding sequence ATGGCCCGTTTCCATACCCTTGAAGTAGCCGACATCCATCACGAGACCGCGGACAGTATTTCCATCGGCTTTCGCGTCCCGCCTGAGCTGAAGGCCGACTTTTCCTTTATCCATGGCCAATACCTCACCCTGAAGCTCATTGTCAACGGCACTGAACTGCGTCGGTCATACAGCATCTGCAGCAGCCCGCTGGACCCGGGTGAGATCCGCATCGCGGTGAAAAAAGTGGACGGAGGCAGGGCCTCCACACAGCTGGTGGAACAGCTCAAGCCCGGCTCCAAGTTGGAGGTGATGTCGCCCATGGGCAACTTCCACACCGCGCTGGACCCCGCACAAGAGCACCATTACATCGCCTTCGCGGCCGGCAGCGGTATCACGCCCATCCTCAGTATCCTCACCACTGTGCTCCGTACTGAGCATAAGAGCAAGTTCACCCTGTTCTTCGGCAATTCCGATGTGGACCGCATCATCTTCCGGAAGAAGCTGGACGAATTGAAAGTCCACTACCCGGACCGCCTCAACGTATTCCACATCCTGAGCCGCGGGAATGATGTGGAGGCGCTTTTCAACGGCCGCATCACCAATGAAAAAGCCGTGAACCTGCTGAAGGCTTTTGTGAACGACCCGCTGCACAAGGAGTTTTTCATCTGCGGACCCGAGCAGATGATGGTGAACGTTAGCGAGGCCTTGGAGCGTTCCGGCGTGGAAAAGAAGCACATCCATGTGGAACTGTTCACCACACCGGTGACGAGCGAGCCGAAGAAGCCTGAAACTCCCGCCTCATCAGGAGGCGAGGTGCCATTGAAGGGGAAGGCCAGGGTGAAGATCATCCTGGACGGCAATGAAACGGAGATCGAAGTGGGGGCGAAGGGCGATAGCATCCTGGATACCGCGGAGGCTGCCGGATTGGACGTGCCTTACGCGTGCAAGGGCGCGGTTTGCTGCACCTGTAAGGCCCGCATTGTGGAAGGCAAGGTGGCCATGGACATGAATTACGCGCTCACCGACGAGGAGGTGGAGGACGGCTATGTGCTCACGTGCCAGAGCCACCCGCTCACCGAGCGCGTGGTGGTGGACTACGACCAGCACTGA
- the paaA gene encoding 1,2-phenylacetyl-CoA epoxidase subunit A yields the protein MMEEKQAEEDFQRKVDAEQKIEPKDWMPADYRKNLIRQISQHGHSEIVGMLPEGNWITRAPSLRRKTVLLAKVQDEGGHGLYLYGAAETLGIGRDEMVDQLLTGKAKYSSIFNYPTITWADMGAVGWLVDGAAIMNQVMLCRTSYGPYARAMVRICKEESFHQRQGYEIMTVLSNGTPEQKAMAQDSLDRWWWPSLMMFGPSDAESPHSAQSMKWKIKRQSNDELRQTFIDRTVQQAEVLGLKIPDPKLKWNEETQHYDWGEIDWTEFFDVIKGNGPCNKERMAARRKAHADGAWVREAALAYAEKKAKRKAA from the coding sequence ATGATGGAAGAGAAACAGGCCGAGGAGGACTTTCAACGGAAAGTGGATGCCGAGCAGAAGATCGAACCGAAGGATTGGATGCCGGCGGACTACCGAAAGAACCTGATCCGGCAGATCAGCCAGCACGGGCACAGCGAGATCGTGGGCATGCTGCCGGAAGGCAACTGGATCACCCGGGCACCCAGCCTGCGCCGCAAGACCGTGCTGTTGGCCAAGGTGCAGGACGAGGGTGGCCACGGCCTTTACCTCTATGGTGCTGCCGAGACCTTGGGGATCGGCCGGGATGAGATGGTGGATCAACTGCTCACCGGCAAGGCCAAGTACAGCAGCATCTTCAACTATCCGACCATCACATGGGCGGACATGGGCGCGGTGGGCTGGCTGGTGGACGGTGCCGCGATCATGAACCAGGTGATGTTGTGCCGCACCAGTTACGGCCCTTACGCCCGCGCCATGGTGCGCATCTGCAAGGAAGAGAGCTTCCACCAGCGGCAGGGGTATGAGATCATGACCGTGTTGAGCAATGGCACGCCGGAGCAAAAGGCCATGGCACAGGACAGCCTGGACCGCTGGTGGTGGCCCAGCCTGATGATGTTCGGCCCCAGCGACGCAGAAAGCCCGCACAGCGCCCAGAGCATGAAGTGGAAGATCAAGCGGCAGAGCAACGACGAACTGCGCCAGACCTTCATCGACAGGACCGTGCAGCAAGCCGAAGTGCTTGGATTGAAGATCCCCGACCCCAAGCTGAAATGGAATGAGGAAACGCAGCACTACGACTGGGGCGAGATCGACTGGACGGAGTTCTTCGACGTGATCAAAGGCAATGGACCGTGCAACAAGGAGCGGATGGCAGCACGCCGGAAAGCCCATGCGGACGGGGCTTGGGTGCGCGAGGCGGCGTTGGCGTATGCAGAGAAGAAAGCAAAGCGGAAGGCCGCATAG
- the paaB gene encoding 1,2-phenylacetyl-CoA epoxidase subunit B, translating into MSNEKDFPLWEIFIQSKRGLDHKHVGSLHAADAQMAIENARDVYTRRNEGNSIWAVLAENIHSSKPEDQGAFFDPADDKVYRHPTFYVMPKEAKYI; encoded by the coding sequence ATGAGCAACGAAAAAGACTTTCCCCTCTGGGAGATCTTCATCCAGAGCAAACGCGGCCTGGACCATAAACATGTGGGCAGCCTGCACGCCGCCGATGCACAAATGGCCATTGAGAACGCGCGGGACGTGTATACCCGCCGAAACGAGGGCAACAGCATCTGGGCGGTGCTGGCGGAGAACATCCATTCCAGCAAGCCGGAGGACCAAGGCGCCTTCTTCGATCCTGCGGACGACAAGGTGTACCGCCATCCCACCTTCTATGTAATGCCCAAGGAGGCGAAGTATATCTGA
- the paaC gene encoding phenylacetate-CoA oxygenase subunit PaaC, whose product MTQQEALFRYAVRMGDNSLVLGHRLSEWCGHGPQLEEDIAQANIALDLIGQARNYLTYAGEVEGKGRSEDDLAYLRTDREYLNVLLTELPKGDYAQTIARSFLFDAFHLPLQQALTTSTDERLKGIAEKAVKEVTYHLRHSSEWLIRFGDGTEESHSRVQTALDDLWRFTGELFIPDEAEELLAKAGIAPKLDDIKNEWSTTVDSVLKEATLERPADGWMATGGKKGVHSEHIGPMLAEMQTLQRTYPGVQW is encoded by the coding sequence ATGACGCAACAAGAAGCCTTGTTCCGCTATGCGGTGCGCATGGGCGACAACAGCTTAGTGCTCGGCCACCGCCTCAGCGAATGGTGCGGTCACGGTCCCCAGTTGGAAGAGGACATCGCGCAGGCGAACATCGCGCTGGACCTCATCGGTCAGGCCCGGAACTACCTCACCTATGCAGGCGAAGTGGAAGGCAAGGGCCGCAGCGAGGACGACCTCGCCTACCTGCGCACCGACCGCGAATACCTCAACGTGCTGCTGACCGAATTGCCCAAAGGCGATTACGCACAGACCATCGCACGCAGCTTCCTGTTCGATGCCTTTCACCTGCCGTTGCAGCAAGCGCTCACCACCAGCACCGACGAGCGTTTAAAAGGTATCGCGGAAAAAGCCGTGAAGGAAGTGACCTACCACCTGCGGCACAGCAGTGAATGGCTGATCCGCTTCGGAGACGGCACCGAGGAGAGCCACAGCCGTGTACAAACGGCGCTGGACGACCTCTGGCGCTTCACCGGTGAGCTTTTCATTCCTGATGAGGCGGAAGAGCTATTGGCCAAGGCCGGTATTGCCCCGAAGCTGGACGACATCAAGAATGAATGGAGCACCACGGTGGACAGCGTGTTGAAAGAAGCCACCTTGGAACGACCCGCGGACGGCTGGATGGCTACTGGCGGCAAGAAGGGCGTGCATTCTGAGCACATCGGACCCATGCTGGCGGAGATGCAGACACTTCAACGCACCTACCCCGGCGTGCAGTGGTAA
- the paaJ gene encoding phenylacetate-CoA oxygenase subunit PaaJ, producing MRTEAEIRDLLEQVKDPEIPVISIRELGVLRDVKVDGDRVEVTITPTYSGCPAMDVMKEDVEKALREAGIERFNVKQVLTPAWSTDWISESGRKHLLDYGIAPPPHTSDIRALKGGVPVTACPQCGSTDTALVSQFGSTACKALYKCNACKEPFDLFKCL from the coding sequence ATGAGGACCGAGGCAGAGATCCGGGACCTGTTGGAGCAGGTGAAGGATCCCGAGATCCCCGTGATCAGCATCCGGGAGCTGGGTGTGCTTCGCGATGTGAAAGTGGACGGTGATCGGGTGGAGGTGACCATTACACCCACCTACAGCGGATGCCCTGCCATGGACGTGATGAAGGAGGATGTGGAAAAGGCGCTTCGCGAAGCCGGGATCGAGCGGTTCAACGTGAAGCAAGTGCTCACCCCGGCATGGAGCACGGACTGGATCAGCGAAAGCGGCCGGAAACATCTGCTGGATTACGGCATTGCCCCCCCGCCGCACACCTCGGACATCCGTGCCTTGAAAGGCGGTGTTCCGGTGACCGCCTGCCCCCAATGTGGCAGCACGGACACGGCGTTAGTGAGCCAATTCGGGTCCACAGCCTGCAAGGCGCTATATAAATGCAATGCGTGCAAAGAGCCCTTCGATCTGTTCAAGTGCCTTTGA
- a CDS encoding glycosyltransferase family 2 protein: protein MDISVVIPLLNERESLPELVAKLHEAIGGMGKSYEVLLIDDGSRDGSWEEIQRLHAADGRVKGIKLGRNYGKSPALNEGFLAAQGNVVITMDADLQDDPAEIPELYRMITEDGFDLVSGWKKKRHDPLSKTIPTKFFNATMRWASGVQLHDFNCGLKAYSSKVVKAIEVYGEMHRYIPFIAKKEGFHKIGEKEVLHHPRKYGVSKFGLDRFINGYLSLLTITFVFRFGKKPMHFFGAMGTLMFFLGFLATLWLLGSKLYSVFQHVRAPLVTDQPVFYIALTSMIIGAQLFLAGFVAELVARNSAERNNYRVSERLGL from the coding sequence ATGGACATTTCCGTCGTCATCCCCTTGTTGAACGAGCGTGAATCACTGCCGGAACTGGTGGCGAAGCTGCATGAGGCCATTGGCGGAATGGGCAAGAGCTATGAGGTCCTACTGATCGACGATGGCAGCCGCGACGGTTCTTGGGAGGAGATCCAGCGACTCCATGCGGCGGACGGCCGGGTGAAGGGCATCAAGCTGGGCCGCAACTACGGGAAAAGTCCGGCACTGAACGAAGGCTTCCTTGCCGCACAAGGCAACGTGGTGATCACCATGGACGCTGACCTGCAGGACGACCCGGCGGAGATCCCCGAGCTGTACCGCATGATCACCGAGGACGGATTCGACCTGGTGAGCGGTTGGAAGAAAAAGCGCCACGACCCGCTGAGCAAGACCATCCCGACCAAGTTCTTCAATGCCACCATGCGCTGGGCCAGTGGTGTACAGCTGCACGATTTCAACTGCGGCCTGAAAGCATACAGCAGCAAGGTGGTGAAGGCCATTGAGGTCTATGGCGAGATGCACCGCTATATCCCCTTTATCGCGAAGAAGGAAGGCTTCCACAAGATCGGTGAAAAGGAGGTGCTTCACCACCCGCGGAAATACGGGGTGAGCAAATTCGGGCTGGACCGCTTCATCAATGGCTACCTCAGTCTGCTGACGATCACCTTCGTCTTTCGCTTTGGCAAGAAGCCGATGCACTTTTTCGGGGCGATGGGCACACTGATGTTCTTCCTCGGCTTTCTGGCCACACTGTGGTTGTTGGGAAGCAAGTTGTACAGCGTGTTCCAGCACGTACGGGCACCGCTTGTAACGGACCAACCCGTGTTCTACATCGCGCTCACGAGCATGATCATCGGGGCGCAGCTTTTCCTCGCAGGCTTTGTGGCGGAATTAGTGGCGCGCAACTCGGCGGAGCGGAATAACTACCGGGTGAGCGAACGGCTGGGGCTTTGA
- a CDS encoding glycosyltransferase, whose protein sequence is MRLSFLSAFPPYRGGIAQFSTSLVLELRKEHDVLAFTFTCQYPDLLFPGTSQYDTDSSDGIGAVRVLNSVNPRSWQRTAQRMLEAKPDVAVLRYWMPFFAPAMGTVAATLRKNGVKVITIVDNALPHEPHFYDRSLTRWFLRRNDGFIAMTEAVAEDLRTLCPSANVKLMPHPLYDHFGAPLPQGEARRKLGLPVEARVLLFFGLIRDYKGLDLLIEAFGKLDERYHLVVAGEPYGDFGEYKRLIEASPKRGHIHLHARFIAEGEVPAFFSAADAVVLPYRSATQSGITAIAYHFGVPVIATDVGGLKEALYDGRAGIVVPEVSASAIAAGVKEFFARDPSTLRTNIAALRDELSWKRFAKGLVEFTEGL, encoded by the coding sequence ATGCGCTTATCCTTCCTTTCCGCTTTCCCTCCGTACCGTGGCGGCATCGCGCAGTTCAGCACCTCCTTGGTGCTTGAGCTGCGGAAGGAGCATGACGTGCTGGCATTCACCTTCACATGCCAATATCCGGACCTGCTGTTCCCCGGCACATCACAGTACGATACGGATAGTTCGGACGGCATCGGGGCTGTCAGGGTGCTGAACAGTGTCAACCCGCGCAGTTGGCAGCGTACTGCACAACGCATGCTTGAAGCCAAACCGGACGTGGCGGTCCTGCGTTATTGGATGCCTTTTTTCGCCCCGGCCATGGGCACCGTCGCTGCAACCTTGCGGAAGAACGGCGTGAAGGTGATCACCATCGTGGACAATGCCCTGCCGCATGAGCCGCACTTCTACGACAGGTCCCTTACGCGCTGGTTTCTGCGGAGGAACGACGGCTTCATCGCTATGACGGAAGCTGTGGCTGAAGACCTCCGCACCTTGTGCCCATCGGCGAATGTGAAGCTGATGCCGCACCCGCTTTATGACCACTTCGGGGCACCGTTGCCACAAGGGGAGGCGCGAAGGAAGCTGGGGCTGCCGGTAGAGGCCCGCGTACTGCTTTTCTTCGGACTGATCCGTGATTACAAGGGGCTGGACCTGCTGATCGAGGCCTTCGGAAAACTGGATGAACGCTACCATCTGGTGGTCGCAGGTGAACCGTATGGTGACTTCGGCGAATACAAACGGCTTATCGAAGCCAGCCCAAAGCGTGGTCACATCCATTTGCATGCCCGCTTCATAGCCGAAGGGGAGGTGCCTGCCTTCTTCAGTGCCGCTGATGCCGTAGTGCTGCCGTACAGGAGTGCCACCCAAAGCGGCATTACGGCGATCGCATACCACTTCGGGGTGCCGGTGATCGCCACGGATGTTGGCGGGTTGAAGGAGGCGTTGTACGACGGACGTGCCGGCATAGTGGTGCCGGAGGTCTCAGCAAGTGCCATTGCAGCAGGCGTCAAGGAGTTCTTCGCCAGGGATCCATCAACCTTACGCACCAACATTGCGGCTCTGCGGGATGAGCTTTCATGGAAGCGCTTCGCAAAAGGATTGGTGGAATTTACCGAAGGACTGTGA